Within Bos indicus x Bos taurus breed Angus x Brahman F1 hybrid chromosome 2, Bos_hybrid_MaternalHap_v2.0, whole genome shotgun sequence, the genomic segment gtatggtactggtgtGAGTACAGATACCTAGGTCAATGGACCATAACAGAGagcccagaggaaaaaaaaaacttcaaatatatGGCTAAATTGTTTTCAATAAGAGGAAAAGGACAGTCTtgtcaacaaatggtgctggggaaattATCTATCATATAATACTCATATAACgtattaatatgaaaaagaatgaagttggacccttatACTGTGTATGAAAATTAATTCAtaatggatcaaagacttaaaaCTGTAAAGCtctcagaagaaaacacaggggatAACATTCTTCACAttgatttggcaatgatttcttggatatgacacccaAAGCATAGGCAATAAAAGAATCCATAGATAAactggactttatcaaaattaaaaacttttgtgcatcaaaggatactatcaagagagtgaaaaagcaaccCACAGAATGATACCTTCTGCATTTTATGCTAAGTGCATTACCCATCCAgataaattatcattatttttagcaTGTCTAGTTCTAAGAAGTCCCAAGGGGAGTCTAAACTCTTCCTTCAGTGGTGCTGCCTGGTTAGGAACATGCTCTGGAATGCTGCTCTTTCACCTGCCTTCCAAGCCTCCAAGTGTTGTTTTGCTGCCCTCCATGGTAGCAAATCCTTAGGGGTGGAACCAAATTTTGGAAACAGCTCCAAGTGGTTCAGAGCCAAGTCTGGTAGATGTTGATTTTGACTAGAGAATACAtggtataatttatttatttgctttctgtctcaTTTCACTAAGGAACTGAGGCCTCAGGCTGGTCCAAAGGGCAATTTCCTTATGTGGTCTGGAGACTGTTCACAGACAGGAGTCCCAAAAGTGTTCTGGCCTCTTTAGTGTTGTGGAAATGGGCGCACAGTCTCCTTACAGCATATTAGCCAGGGTTGTTTTGATTACAAATGGCAGTAGCCAATACCAAGTctctgcagtttaaaaaaaaaaagataagtttaTTGGCCCCAAACCCAGGAAGGATACTGGGGGAGCTCACAAAATGGAGAACTGAAGAACCAGGGTCCCGGGAGATGGAATTTAGGACTTCCAGCCTCACATTCTCCTTTTCTCTGGGTGTCTCTGCTGCTCCCGGCATGCTGACCTTTTTTTCCCTATGCCAGAAAGACCTCCCCAGTGGGTAGGAAACATGGTTGCCAGGCTCCAGTTTAGTAATCCCAGTTCCATGTATAAATTCCAAGGTGGGTCTCTGATTGGCCCTGGTCAGGTCCAGGCCTGCCCCTTGAGCCAACTGCTGCAGTCAGAGGGATTCAGTTATAAGAGTGGCTGGGAGCTGACTCACCTGTCCACTCATGGACAGGTGTGTCTCATggacatgtgtgtttgtgtgcacgcAGCGTATGTTAACAAAATAAGGGGATGGGAAAGAAATCTTTCAGGCTACTTTGAACAAGGACAGTGCTGCCTGTCCAAAGGGACATGCAAAGGAGTCACATGGTCTCCCCAAAATTCTCCAGGAGCCTACAATCTAGTTTGGGAGACGAGACACAAAAATAACCAGAACACAACAGCTTGCACTGACTCGAAGGCTGGATAAGAATATCTGGAACTCCCCACCCACCTCATAAGCTTGTCTCTTGGATAAAAATTAGAAACTGAATGTGAAAGGGCTTTGCAAAGACAGCAGCAACAAAGCTCTTTGCAGTTAACCTGGCACATTCACACATACCCTGGGGacaaagcatgggctctggagtcagactgcctcAGCTTCCTGAGCTGCAACATGGGAAGGGTACTAGCTCTTACCTCACAGGGGTGTCAAGAGAATTGGGGATCACGGGTGGGAAGTGCTTAGCAGAGTGACACACGGTGGGTGCTCAGAATACACAAGGTAGTAATTGTTACTTGAGCCTCTTCAAACCCATAGTCGGTAGACACCGCCAGGGTGACCATTCATACATTATAGTGACgacacagagaagggaaggacttGCCTGCTTGTAATTACATCTTCAGGTGATGGCAGAGCTAAGATAAGACCAGACCTCTATTTCCAAACTTTGCATTCCTAAAGGGTCAGGCCTAAGAGAGACCTGAATAGTGCCAGGTGGAGCTTTGGAGAAACAGCCAATATTCATGGAGAAGCGGAAATGTCCTTAGGGGTCAGCCAGTGCCTTGTACTAAGGAGGAGACCTTAGTACAAGGGATGGACAAGCCCTATTcagggcttctctgctgggggcTTGGAGCATGAAGAGGGTGGGAAGTGATTGGGGCTCATCGCCTCAAGCCTTCCTCCACCATCTGATACCCATGTCTCCTCAGGTAcccgacccccacccccccagagcTCCTCTCCTGTGTGCTTGTTTCCCGGACTGATGCATTCTCCTCTATAAATACCAGCTCTGGTATTTGGGGTTGGCAGCTGTTGCTGCCAGGGAGATGGCTGGGTTGACATGAGGCTCCTGACAAAACACAaacccctgggggtgggggtggtgtgagGAAGGGGGATGAATcagagagggggtgggggtgggctcaCAGGGACAGAAGCCCAGAGAAGTTGGCAGTGTGGGGGTGAGAGGACACAGTTATAATTGTTATAATTGGAAACTGAGAGCCTACCAGGCCCTTTCTGGAAATCACCCTGTTGTTTGTAAACTTGAGGCTGCACCCTCACTGGCTCACTGGTAGGGGTGGGGTGGAAAAGGACCTTCATGAAtccagagggaaactgaggctgggagctGGAACTCAGATGCTAGTGGACATACCTGAGGAGGTGGGCTCTGGTGGGGATGGCTGCCTATCCCAGGGAGGCCTTCCCATCCTCCCTGCCTGTCAGAGACGCTCCTCCACTAGGCCTGGCTGGGGCATTCCTGGTCTTTGTCTGAGCCCTCCTAAATGTTTGCCACTTTCGGAGaatctttagggaaaaaaaaaaaggtgatttgCAGACTGTCTTGGAAATAGGCCTTGTCTCTTCAGGAAATGACCCAAAGTATCTCTTTGGAGCCAAAAGAAGCCCCTCAAACTAAATAGAAGCCTCTCCCCAGCTCTCTCCGCTGATCACCCCAGGACCAGGGAGGCAAGGACTGAAAGGGGGCTGGCCGGGGGCTCCAGACATGTTTGCGCCCGGGTGAAGCGGCTGGCAGGCCTGCCCACCTTCTGCCCTCCTAGGTCCGCCAGCCTCTCCCACACCCCGCAGGGGCCCCCACCCACCCGCCCGCTGAGGGGCTCAGTCCTACTGCGGGGGAGCTGgcctccccgcccccacgccAGGGGCCGCCCTTTCCTGGCAGGACAGCGGGATCCTGCAGCTGTCAGGGGAGGGGCGGCGGGGGCTGATGTCAGGAGGGATACAAATAGTGCGGACGGCCGGGGGCCCTGTCTCCCCTCGCCACATCCACTCTCCGGCCGGCCGCCCGCCGCCTCCTTCTCCGCGCCGCCCAGCCTCGCCCGCGCCGCCACTATGAGCCAGGCCTACTCGTCCAGCCAGCGGGTGTCGTCCTACCGCCGCACCTTCGGCGGGGCCCCCAGCTTCCCGCTCGGCTCCCCGCTGAGCTCGCCGGTGTTCCCGCGCGCGGGCTTCGGCACCAAGGGCTCCTCGAGCTCGGTGACGTCCCGCGTGTACCAGGTGTCGCGCACGTCGGGCGGGGCCGGGGGCCTGGGGGCGCTGCGGGCCAGCCGGCTGGGTTCGACCCGCGTGCCCTCCTCCTATGGCGCGGGCGAGCTGCTGGACTTCTCGCTGGCCGATGCCGTGAACCAGGAGTTCCTGACCACGCGCACCAACGAGAAGGTGGAGCTGCAGGAGCTCAATGATCGCTTCGCCAACTACATCGAGAAGGTGCGCTTCCTGGAGCAGCAGAACGCGGCGCTTGCTGCGGAGGTGAACCGGCTCAAGGGCCGGGAGCCGACGCGCGTGGCCGAGATCTACGAGGAGGAGCTGCGCGAGCTGCGGCGCCAGGTGGAGGTGCTCACCAACCAGCGCGCCCGCGTCGACGTCGAGCGGGACAACCTGCTGGACGACCTGCAGCGGCTCAAGGCCAAGTGAGCACCCGCAAGCGCCCTCagaaccctctccctctccaggggCCGGGCACGGGAGGCTAAGGCCTGGGGCTGGGTCCAGTGGTCAGTACCCCATCGTACCCAGGATGAGGATGGTCTAGCTGTGTCTccgggggagggggaagagacgCCATGCCTCTCCCTGTGCTCTCAGGCTGCAGACGAGGCTACGGTCCCAATTTTCTTGGGGACATCGTGGAGTGGAAATGGGCGACCTTGGGAGACCAGGTGCTTCTTACAAAGCATCTTAAGATGCTCGGGGTTTGTTTCTGGGTTCAGGTGGGCAcatggaaggagaaaggaggcccataggcagtgggagggagaggaCAGGTTGGTAGGAGACAAGGAAATCTGGGGCCAGCAGTAGCTCTCAGTTCTTCTGTGATGAAGCCCTGTGGTTGGGGGTAGAGAGCGGATCTTGACCCCTGGGCCAGACTTAAGCTTTATAGGGAGGATGGATAAgctggaggaaaggagagagtgagttgggggggcggggggagagggggagacgCAGCCCTCAGACAGATTGGAACACTGATTGTGgctccaccaggctccctgtgctTCAGGCAGCAAGAATAGAGCAAATACTGGTGGGTCCTGCTTTTCTGTCCAAGTGATCACTGTTCTACCACCCAGGTCACAAACGTTAAATGAGCACCTACATGcgccaggctggggctggggcctgggaacCCAGAGGTGGATAAAATAAGAACCGGGAGGTGGACAAAATAAGACGCAGTTCTTAATCCCAGGGAGGTCACAAACTAGCGAGGACATGGACTTCCAGGGTGTGGCTCCAGGGCAGAGATTGGGCCACTTCCTGTCCCCTCCCTGTGTGGGCGGGCCCTCCTCACTCTATTCTGAGCCCACTCCCTGGGCAGCCCCCAGTCAGTCTTCTCCCCAGCCTGTTTCATCCTCACCATCTGTCTGTCCTTCTGCCTGTGTCTACCAGGCTGCAAGAGGAAATTCAGCTGAAAGAAGAAGCGGAGAACAATTTGGCTGCCTTCCGAGCCGTGAGTCCTCTTGGGTCTCCCAGCTGCCTTACCCCTTCTGTCCCCTCTGTGTCACGCCTGGTCTCCCTCTGCAATGCCCGGGTGATCAGTGTCCCTCTCCCTCTCACTTGACCTTTCCCAGGACGTGGATGCAGCCACTCTAGCTCGAATTGACCTGGAGCGCAGGATTGAATCTCTCAACGAGGAAATCGCGTTCCTTAAGAAAGTTCACGAAGAGGTACTATGCCCTGGTGAAAGCGGCTGGAGCggatggtggtggtgctggacTCGGGGAGTGGGGTTGTGAGGGTACGTGTTGGGGCTGGTTGGGGACTGAAGCCTAGCCATACCCTGCAGGAGATCCGCGAGCTACAGGCCCAGCTTCAGGAACAGCAGGTCCAGGTGGAGATGGACATGTCGAAACCAGACCTCACAGCTGCCCTCAGGGACATCCGTGCTCAGTATGAGACCATCGCGGCCAAGAATATCTCGGAAGCCGAGGAATGGTACAAGTCAAAGGTGAGACTCTGGCAGCCCCTCTGTCCCCTCAATCCCAGTTTGGAGGTATTTCCTATGGCTCCATCTCTGGGGAGGAAGGTGAGCCCAGGGTCTCCATGCTTCTTTGCCCACcccttcctgtatcctgcatcctCCCTGTCATCTCAGGGACCCTCTCTCTTTGCCCATAGGTGTCTGACCTGACCCAGGCAGCCAACAAGAACAATGACGCTCTGCGCCAGGCCAAGCAGGAGATGATGGAGTACCGCCACCAGATCCAGTCCTACACCTGCGAGATCGACGCCCTCAAGGGCACCGTGAGTCCCTGCCCACCTTGCCTGGCCCAGCCCTTCCCATCTGCAGCTTACGCTCTGTGACCTCAGGCGCATCAcacaccctctctgggcctctgtctcCTCATATCTACCACAGGGGTAGAAACAGACAGGTGGACTCCCAGGGGGGCTCTCAGGAATCGTGGGACTCCTGCGTGGAGGCAGGAAGGGTGGACAGCCATGTTCCCTTGTATCAGCTGTATTCTCTGATATTCCACATAAGGCTTCATTTGAGTTCCGAGTTCCCTGGCTCAGAGGACTTTGACAAGTCCTCGGCTTGGCTATCTGGGGTACCTCCCAGCCCGGAGACTGTGCCTCTGTCCATCCTGGGCCCCCCGTGTCCCCTCGACCACCAGCACAGCCCGTCCTTGACCTGGGCACCCCCTCCTGCAGAACGACTCACTGATGAGGCAGATGAGGGAGCTAGAGGACCGCTTTGCTAGTGAGGCCAGCGGCTACCAGGACAACATTGCCCGCCTGGAGGAGGAGATCCGACACCTCAAGGATGAGATGGCCCGCCACCTGCGCGAGTACCAGGACCTGCTCAATGTCAAGATGGCCTTGGACGTGGAGATTGCCACCTACCGGAAGCTGCTGGAGGGCGAGGAGAGCCGGTGAGGGGCCAGGCAGAGGCTGGCCGTGGGCTCCTGGAGGGGGGTGCATTGAGGGCCCCTTCCTGCCCTGAAGCGGGGCTCAGGATCACCATCACAAGATCTAGAAGCAATATTATACAAGAGGCCACCACTGCGCTGATTACAGAGAATTAACCAAAGCCACCTGGGTAAAAAGTGATTTAATTAATAgcttttataaaaagagaaatataagtaTTCCCATATCCACCTTCAGAATTAAGAACCAGCAGCATAAAACCATATTCAGCAACTAGTAATAAAACATTACTGCCAGTCAAGGGAGAGATGGAAGCAGAGCTGGGAGTgatgaggaaggaaagggagggggCAGATAGAGATGAATAGAGACAGATGGAGCTGGGACATGATAGGCTAAGAGAGAAGGTGCAGAGATTCATGCTCAGAgggtgcacacacatgcatgtgtacacacacacgtgctcacAGGAAAAGATGCAATGACGTGCTCAGAACAAATCACCTTTAGACACAAAAACACCATGCAACCAGAAAGGGACACAAGGGAACCTTCTTcgttgatggaaatgttctatatcttgatttggACTGGTGGTTACATGGATGTAGACACTGATCAAAACTCACTGGATTGCACTCTAAAGATCTGTGCATTTCACTATATAAACTTAACATCAATTCAAAACAGATCATGTACTCAACAAAATGATGCCCACTGATGctcacaaaaatgataaaatctgaAGTTTACAAAAATCAGCTGACATATTTAGATACAGATTT encodes:
- the DES gene encoding desmin, which produces MSQAYSSSQRVSSYRRTFGGAPSFPLGSPLSSPVFPRAGFGTKGSSSSVTSRVYQVSRTSGGAGGLGALRASRLGSTRVPSSYGAGELLDFSLADAVNQEFLTTRTNEKVELQELNDRFANYIEKVRFLEQQNAALAAEVNRLKGREPTRVAEIYEEELRELRRQVEVLTNQRARVDVERDNLLDDLQRLKAKLQEEIQLKEEAENNLAAFRADVDAATLARIDLERRIESLNEEIAFLKKVHEEEIRELQAQLQEQQVQVEMDMSKPDLTAALRDIRAQYETIAAKNISEAEEWYKSKVSDLTQAANKNNDALRQAKQEMMEYRHQIQSYTCEIDALKGTNDSLMRQMRELEDRFASEASGYQDNIARLEEEIRHLKDEMARHLREYQDLLNVKMALDVEIATYRKLLEGEESRINLPIQTFSALNFRETSPEQRGSEVHTKKTVMIKTIETRDGEVVSEATQQQHEVL